The following coding sequences are from one Augochlora pura isolate Apur16 chromosome 6, APUR_v2.2.1, whole genome shotgun sequence window:
- the Nc73ef gene encoding oxoglutarate dehydrogenase Nc73EF isoform X9 has protein sequence MDRIFKLPSTTFIGGKDKSLPLREILSRLENAYCGHIGVEFMFINSLEQCNWIRQKMETPGIMEMTNDERRLILARLTRATGFEAFLARKWSSEKRFGLEGCEILIPAMKQVIDKSTELGVESIVMGMPHRGRLNVLANVCRKPLSQIFTQFAALEAADDGSGDVKYHLGTYIERLNRVTNKNIRLAVVANPSHLEAVDPIVQGKTRAEQFYRGDGEGKKVMSILLHGDAAFCGQGIVFETMHLSDLPDYTTHGTIHIVVNNQIGFTTDPRHSRSSPYCTDVARVVNAPIFHVNSDDPEAVMHVCKVAAEWRATFHKDVVIDIVSYRRNGHNEIDEPMFTQPLMYRKIKSTPPALDKYAKSLINDGVVTEEEVKDVKDKYEKICEEAYTNAKQETHIKYKDWLDSPWSGFFEGKDPLKASPTGIKEDTLVHIGKKFSLPPPNAAEFVIHKGIERILRARLEMVEARTVDWALGEAMAFGSLLKEGIHVRLSGQDVERGTFSHRHHVLHHQTVDKATYRPLCYLYPDQAPYTVCNSSLSEFGVLGFELGYSMTNPNALVCWEAQFGDFNNTAQCIIDQFISSGQAKWVRQSGLVMLQPHGLEGMGPEHSSARLERFLQMSADDPDYFPPESEEFAVRQLHDINWIVANCSTPANYFHILRRQIALPFRKPLILMTPKSLLRHPEAKSSFDLMTENTEFLRVIPEEGPAAQNPNSVKRLIFCSGKVFYDLKKARAEKKLDDKVAIARVEQISPFPYDLVKKEAAKYANAELIWSQEEHKNQGGWTYVQPRFHTALNGTRSVSTGSAPVKSDGSGGWFSGWFSSAKPTTTSTPEPQSVKSDIPKQRTVRYVGRPTGASPATGSKMQHLKELKQMLDDSFDV, from the exons ATGGATCGCATTTTCAAGCTGCCATCCACAACCTTCATCGGCGGTAAAGACAAATCATTGCCACTCCGTGAGATCTTAAGCAGACTGGAAAATGCATACTGTGGCCATATCGGCGTTGAGTTCATGTTCATTAATTCCCTCGAGCAATGCAACTGGATACGTCAGAAAATGGAGACACCAGGCATTATGGAGATGACCAACGATGAGAGAAGACTCATTTTGGCTAGATTAACTCGTGCCACGGG ATTTGAGGCGTTCCTTGCTCGCAAGTGGTCATCAGAGAAACGGTTTGGACTGGAAGGTTGTGAAATCTTGATCCCTGCTATGAAGCAGGTGATTGACAAATCCACTGAGTTGGGTGTGGAATCCATTGTAATGGGCATGCCACATCGTGGTCGCTTGAATGTTCTTGCTAATGTTTGTCGCAAACCACTGAGTCAAATATTTACGCAATTTGCTGCTCTGGAGGCAGCCGACGAT GGCTCTGGTGATGTAAAATACCACTTGGGAACGTACATCGAGCGTCTAAATCGcgtaacgaataaaaatatccgcTTGGCCGTGGTCGCCAATCCTTCTCACTTAGAGGCTGTTGACCCTATAGTGCAAGGAAAGACACGCGCTGAACAATTTTACCGAGGTGATGGCGAAGGCAAGAAG GTCATGTCCATTTTGCTTCACGGTGACGCTGCATTCTGTGGACAAGGAATTGTCTTTGAGACAATGCACTTGTCTGATTTACCTGACTACACCACCCACGGTACAATCCACATCGTTGTTAACAATCAAATTGGATTCACCACCGATCCCAGACACTCGCGATCCTCGCCGTATTGTACTG ACGTTGCAAGAGTAGTGAATGCACCAATTTTCCATGTTAATTCTGACGACCCCGAGGCTGTGATGCACGTCTGTAAGGTGGCTGCCGAGTGGAGAGCAACTTTTCATAAGGATGTCGTCATTGACATCGTATCCTACAGGCGAAATGGTCATAATGAAATCGATGAACCAATGTTCACGCAACCACTGATGTATCGCAAAATTAAGAGTACCCCACCAGCTTTGGATAAGTACGCTAAATCGCTGATCAACGATGGTGTAGTTACCGAGGAAGAAGTAAAG GATGTTAAAGATAAGTACGAGAAGATTTGCGAAGAAGCGTATACTAATGCAAAACAGGAGACGCATATTAAATACAAGGACTGGTTGGACTCTCCGTGGTCTGGTTTCTTCGAAGGCAAGGACCCGTTGAAAGCATCTCCTACCGGAATCAAAGAAGACACTTTAGTTCACATTGGCAAGAAATTCTCTTTGCCGCCTCCGAATGCTGCTGAATTCGTCATTCACAAAG GTATTGAACGTATTCTGAGGGCACGTTTGGAGATGGTTGAGGCGCGAACCGTTGATTGGGCTCTTGGAGAAGCTATGGCTTTTGGATCCCTCCTGAAAGAAGGTATTCACGTTAGACTGTCAGGACAGGACGTGGAGAGAGGAACCTTCTCACACAGACATCACGTGCTTCATCACCAAACTGTGGACAAAGCTACTTACAGACCACTGTGCTACCTCTACCCCGATCAGGCTCCGTACACTGTTTGCAACAGCTCGCTGTCTGAATTCGGTGTACTTG GATTCGAATTAGGGTACTCCATGACGAACCCTAACGCGCTGGTGTGTTGGGAAGCACAGTTTGGTGACTTCAACAACACGGCACAGTGCATAATCGATCAATTCATCAGTAGCGGTCAAGCGAAATGGGTCCGTCAATCTGGTCTTGTTATGCTCCAGCCACATGGGCTTGAAGGAATG GGTCCAGAACATTCGAGTGCTCGGTTAGAACGTTTTCTCCAAATGTCCGCGGACGACCCAGATTATTTCCCACCGGAAAGTGAAGAGTTTGCAGTTCGCCAGTTACACGACATCAACTGGATCGTCGCAAACTGTAGTACACCAGCGAACTACTTCCACATTTTGAGAAGACAGATCGCGTTACCGTTCAGGAAACCATTGATCCTGATGACACCGAAGTCGTTGCTTCGTCATCCAGAGGCCAAATCCAGCTTTGACCTGATGACTGAAAACACGGAGTTCCTCAGAGTGATACCTGAAGAAGGTCCGGCAGCTCAAAATCCCAATAGTgttaaaagattaatattctGCTCTGGCAAGGTCTTTTACGATCTGAAGAAAGCACGTGCAGAGAAGAAACTAGATGACAAAGTCGCCATCGCAAGAGTTGAACAG aTCTCACCTTTCCCGTACGACCTGGTGAAGAAAGAGGCTGCTAAGTATGCCAATGCAGAACTAATCTGGTCTCAGGAGGAACACAAGAATCAGGGTGGATGGACATATGTCCAACCCAGATTCCATACAGCCTTGAACGGAACTCGTTCTGTATC CACCGGAAGTGCACCGGTCAAGAGTGACGGTAGCGGAGGGTGGTTTAGTGGTTGGTTTTCGTCAGCTAAACCAACAACAACGAGTACACCTGAACCACAGTCAGTAAAATCTGATATACCCAAACAGAGAACAGTGAG ATACGTTGGTCGCCCGACAGGAGCTTCGCCAGCGACAGGAAGCAAAATGCAGCATCTGAAGGAGTTGAAACAAATGCTGGACGATTCTTTCGATGTCTAA
- the Nc73ef gene encoding oxoglutarate dehydrogenase Nc73EF isoform X6 produces MYKARTVFSTLAPLAPRMCGPERFASWLVRSHPLTRTTQVTVNEPIRKYNSRAATEPFLNGTTSSYVEDMYNAWLQDPHSVHVSWDAFFRNSTAGVGPGVAYQAPPSLAPSHNQIPLGALLPLGGGSQLSQVPVNEKIIDDHLAVQAIIRSYQIRGHHIAKLDPLGINSADLDDRHPQELLYNYYSFEESDMDRIFKLPSTTFIGGKDKSLPLREILSRLENAYCGHIGVEFMFINSLEQCNWIRQKMETPGIMEMTNDERRLILARLTRATGFEAFLARKWSSEKRFGLEGCEILIPAMKQVIDKSTELGVESIVMGMPHRGRLNVLANVCRKPLSQIFTQFAALEAADDGSGDVKYHLGTYIERLNRVTNKNIRLAVVANPSHLEAVDPIVQGKTRAEQFYRGDGEGKKVMSILLHGDAAFCGQGIVFETMHLSDLPDYTTHGTIHIVVNNQIGFTTDPRHSRSSPYCTDVARVVNAPIFHVNSDDPEAVMHVCKVAAEWRATFHKDVVIDIVSYRRNGHNEIDEPMFTQPLMYRKIKSTPPALDKYAKSLINDGVVTEEEVKDVKDKYEKICEEAYTNAKQETHIKYKDWLDSPWSGFFEGKDPLKASPTGIKEDTLVHIGKKFSLPPPNAAEFVIHKGIERILRARLEMVEARTVDWALGEAMAFGSLLKEGIHVRLSGQDVERGTFSHRHHVLHHQTVDKATYRPLCYLYPDQAPYTVCNSSLSEFGVLGFELGYSMTNPNALVCWEAQFGDFNNTAQCIIDQFISSGQAKWVRQSGLVMLQPHGLEGMGPEHSSARLERFLQMSADDPDYFPPESEEFAVRQLHDINWIVANCSTPANYFHILRRQIALPFRKPLILMTPKSLLRHPEAKSSFDLMTENTEFLRVIPEEGPAAQNPNSVKRLIFCSGKVFYDLKKARAEKKLDDKVAIARVEQISPFPYDLVKKEAAKYANAELIWSQEEHKNQGGWTYVQPRFHTALNGTRSVSYVGRPTGASPATGSKMQHLKELKQMLDDSFDV; encoded by the exons ATGTATAAGGCAAGGACAGTATTTAGTACCCTAGCTCCCTTAGCGCCACGCATGTGTGGACCAGAAAGGTTTGCATCATGGTTGGTACGAAGCCATCCTCTGACGAGGACTACACAGGTAACAGTGAATGAACCAATCAGGAAGTACAACAGCAGGGCAGCGACAGAACCTTTCTTAAATGGTACCACAAGTTCTTATGTAGAAGATATGTACAATGCATGGTTACAAGATCCTCATAGTGTACACGTG TCCTGGGATGCCTTTTTTCGTAATAGTACTGCTGGAGTTGGACCGGGTGTTGCTTACCAAGCTCCACCATCTCTTGCTCCAAGTCATAATCAAATACCTTTAGGAGCGTTATTACCACTAGGTGGTGGGTCTCAATTGAGCCAAGTACctgttaatgaaaaaataatcgatgatCATCTGGCTGTACAAGCTATTATTCGATCCTATCag ATCCGTGGCCATCATATCGCTAAATTGGATCCACTTGGCATCAACAGCGCTGATCTTGATGATAGACACCCACAAGAGTTgctctataattattattcattcg AGGAATCGGACATGGATCGCATTTTCAAGCTGCCATCCACAACCTTCATCGGCGGTAAAGACAAATCATTGCCACTCCGTGAGATCTTAAGCAGACTGGAAAATGCATACTGTGGCCATATCGGCGTTGAGTTCATGTTCATTAATTCCCTCGAGCAATGCAACTGGATACGTCAGAAAATGGAGACACCAGGCATTATGGAGATGACCAACGATGAGAGAAGACTCATTTTGGCTAGATTAACTCGTGCCACGGG ATTTGAGGCGTTCCTTGCTCGCAAGTGGTCATCAGAGAAACGGTTTGGACTGGAAGGTTGTGAAATCTTGATCCCTGCTATGAAGCAGGTGATTGACAAATCCACTGAGTTGGGTGTGGAATCCATTGTAATGGGCATGCCACATCGTGGTCGCTTGAATGTTCTTGCTAATGTTTGTCGCAAACCACTGAGTCAAATATTTACGCAATTTGCTGCTCTGGAGGCAGCCGACGAT GGCTCTGGTGATGTAAAATACCACTTGGGAACGTACATCGAGCGTCTAAATCGcgtaacgaataaaaatatccgcTTGGCCGTGGTCGCCAATCCTTCTCACTTAGAGGCTGTTGACCCTATAGTGCAAGGAAAGACACGCGCTGAACAATTTTACCGAGGTGATGGCGAAGGCAAGAAG GTCATGTCCATTTTGCTTCACGGTGACGCTGCATTCTGTGGACAAGGAATTGTCTTTGAGACAATGCACTTGTCTGATTTACCTGACTACACCACCCACGGTACAATCCACATCGTTGTTAACAATCAAATTGGATTCACCACCGATCCCAGACACTCGCGATCCTCGCCGTATTGTACTG ACGTTGCAAGAGTAGTGAATGCACCAATTTTCCATGTTAATTCTGACGACCCCGAGGCTGTGATGCACGTCTGTAAGGTGGCTGCCGAGTGGAGAGCAACTTTTCATAAGGATGTCGTCATTGACATCGTATCCTACAGGCGAAATGGTCATAATGAAATCGATGAACCAATGTTCACGCAACCACTGATGTATCGCAAAATTAAGAGTACCCCACCAGCTTTGGATAAGTACGCTAAATCGCTGATCAACGATGGTGTAGTTACCGAGGAAGAAGTAAAG GATGTTAAAGATAAGTACGAGAAGATTTGCGAAGAAGCGTATACTAATGCAAAACAGGAGACGCATATTAAATACAAGGACTGGTTGGACTCTCCGTGGTCTGGTTTCTTCGAAGGCAAGGACCCGTTGAAAGCATCTCCTACCGGAATCAAAGAAGACACTTTAGTTCACATTGGCAAGAAATTCTCTTTGCCGCCTCCGAATGCTGCTGAATTCGTCATTCACAAAG GTATTGAACGTATTCTGAGGGCACGTTTGGAGATGGTTGAGGCGCGAACCGTTGATTGGGCTCTTGGAGAAGCTATGGCTTTTGGATCCCTCCTGAAAGAAGGTATTCACGTTAGACTGTCAGGACAGGACGTGGAGAGAGGAACCTTCTCACACAGACATCACGTGCTTCATCACCAAACTGTGGACAAAGCTACTTACAGACCACTGTGCTACCTCTACCCCGATCAGGCTCCGTACACTGTTTGCAACAGCTCGCTGTCTGAATTCGGTGTACTTG GATTCGAATTAGGGTACTCCATGACGAACCCTAACGCGCTGGTGTGTTGGGAAGCACAGTTTGGTGACTTCAACAACACGGCACAGTGCATAATCGATCAATTCATCAGTAGCGGTCAAGCGAAATGGGTCCGTCAATCTGGTCTTGTTATGCTCCAGCCACATGGGCTTGAAGGAATG GGTCCAGAACATTCGAGTGCTCGGTTAGAACGTTTTCTCCAAATGTCCGCGGACGACCCAGATTATTTCCCACCGGAAAGTGAAGAGTTTGCAGTTCGCCAGTTACACGACATCAACTGGATCGTCGCAAACTGTAGTACACCAGCGAACTACTTCCACATTTTGAGAAGACAGATCGCGTTACCGTTCAGGAAACCATTGATCCTGATGACACCGAAGTCGTTGCTTCGTCATCCAGAGGCCAAATCCAGCTTTGACCTGATGACTGAAAACACGGAGTTCCTCAGAGTGATACCTGAAGAAGGTCCGGCAGCTCAAAATCCCAATAGTgttaaaagattaatattctGCTCTGGCAAGGTCTTTTACGATCTGAAGAAAGCACGTGCAGAGAAGAAACTAGATGACAAAGTCGCCATCGCAAGAGTTGAACAG aTCTCACCTTTCCCGTACGACCTGGTGAAGAAAGAGGCTGCTAAGTATGCCAATGCAGAACTAATCTGGTCTCAGGAGGAACACAAGAATCAGGGTGGATGGACATATGTCCAACCCAGATTCCATACAGCCTTGAACGGAACTCGTTCTGTATC ATACGTTGGTCGCCCGACAGGAGCTTCGCCAGCGACAGGAAGCAAAATGCAGCATCTGAAGGAGTTGAAACAAATGCTGGACGATTCTTTCGATGTCTAA
- the Nc73ef gene encoding oxoglutarate dehydrogenase Nc73EF isoform X7 encodes MQPARGLQNRFYGNICLIRGHHIAKLDPLGINSADLDDRHPQELLYNYYSFGKRARTTYSQELQYRVAALMKKESDMDRIFKLPSTTFIGGKDKSLPLREILSRLENAYCGHIGVEFMFINSLEQCNWIRQKMETPGIMEMTNDERRLILARLTRATGFEAFLARKWSSEKRFGLEGCEILIPAMKQVIDKSTELGVESIVMGMPHRGRLNVLANVCRKPLSQIFTQFAALEAADDGSGDVKYHLGTYIERLNRVTNKNIRLAVVANPSHLEAVDPIVQGKTRAEQFYRGDGEGKKVMSILLHGDAAFCGQGIVFETMHLSDLPDYTTHGTIHIVVNNQIGFTTDPRHSRSSPYCTDVARVVNAPIFHVNSDDPEAVMHVCKVAAEWRATFHKDVVIDIVSYRRNGHNEIDEPMFTQPLMYRKIKSTPPALDKYAKSLINDGVVTEEEVKDVKDKYEKICEEAYTNAKQETHIKYKDWLDSPWSGFFEGKDPLKASPTGIKEDTLVHIGKKFSLPPPNAAEFVIHKGIERILRARLEMVEARTVDWALGEAMAFGSLLKEGIHVRLSGQDVERGTFSHRHHVLHHQTVDKATYRPLCYLYPDQAPYTVCNSSLSEFGVLGFELGYSMTNPNALVCWEAQFGDFNNTAQCIIDQFISSGQAKWVRQSGLVMLQPHGLEGMGPEHSSARLERFLQMSADDPDYFPPESEEFAVRQLHDINWIVANCSTPANYFHILRRQIALPFRKPLILMTPKSLLRHPEAKSSFDLMTENTEFLRVIPEEGPAAQNPNSVKRLIFCSGKVFYDLKKARAEKKLDDKVAIARVEQISPFPYDLVKKEAAKYANAELIWSQEEHKNQGGWTYVQPRFHTALNGTRSVSTGSAPVKSDGSGGWFSGWFSSAKPTTTSTPEPQSVKSDIPKQRTVRYVGRPTGASPATGSKMQHLKELKQMLDDSFDV; translated from the exons ATGCAGCCCGCAAGGGGTCTCCAGAACAGGTTCTACGGCAATATATGCTTG ATCCGTGGCCATCATATCGCTAAATTGGATCCACTTGGCATCAACAGCGCTGATCTTGATGATAGACACCCACAAGAGTTgctctataattattattcattcg GGAAGAGAGCTCGTACTACTTACTCTCAGGAACTACAATACCGAGTAGCTGCACTTATGAAAA AGGAATCGGACATGGATCGCATTTTCAAGCTGCCATCCACAACCTTCATCGGCGGTAAAGACAAATCATTGCCACTCCGTGAGATCTTAAGCAGACTGGAAAATGCATACTGTGGCCATATCGGCGTTGAGTTCATGTTCATTAATTCCCTCGAGCAATGCAACTGGATACGTCAGAAAATGGAGACACCAGGCATTATGGAGATGACCAACGATGAGAGAAGACTCATTTTGGCTAGATTAACTCGTGCCACGGG ATTTGAGGCGTTCCTTGCTCGCAAGTGGTCATCAGAGAAACGGTTTGGACTGGAAGGTTGTGAAATCTTGATCCCTGCTATGAAGCAGGTGATTGACAAATCCACTGAGTTGGGTGTGGAATCCATTGTAATGGGCATGCCACATCGTGGTCGCTTGAATGTTCTTGCTAATGTTTGTCGCAAACCACTGAGTCAAATATTTACGCAATTTGCTGCTCTGGAGGCAGCCGACGAT GGCTCTGGTGATGTAAAATACCACTTGGGAACGTACATCGAGCGTCTAAATCGcgtaacgaataaaaatatccgcTTGGCCGTGGTCGCCAATCCTTCTCACTTAGAGGCTGTTGACCCTATAGTGCAAGGAAAGACACGCGCTGAACAATTTTACCGAGGTGATGGCGAAGGCAAGAAG GTCATGTCCATTTTGCTTCACGGTGACGCTGCATTCTGTGGACAAGGAATTGTCTTTGAGACAATGCACTTGTCTGATTTACCTGACTACACCACCCACGGTACAATCCACATCGTTGTTAACAATCAAATTGGATTCACCACCGATCCCAGACACTCGCGATCCTCGCCGTATTGTACTG ACGTTGCAAGAGTAGTGAATGCACCAATTTTCCATGTTAATTCTGACGACCCCGAGGCTGTGATGCACGTCTGTAAGGTGGCTGCCGAGTGGAGAGCAACTTTTCATAAGGATGTCGTCATTGACATCGTATCCTACAGGCGAAATGGTCATAATGAAATCGATGAACCAATGTTCACGCAACCACTGATGTATCGCAAAATTAAGAGTACCCCACCAGCTTTGGATAAGTACGCTAAATCGCTGATCAACGATGGTGTAGTTACCGAGGAAGAAGTAAAG GATGTTAAAGATAAGTACGAGAAGATTTGCGAAGAAGCGTATACTAATGCAAAACAGGAGACGCATATTAAATACAAGGACTGGTTGGACTCTCCGTGGTCTGGTTTCTTCGAAGGCAAGGACCCGTTGAAAGCATCTCCTACCGGAATCAAAGAAGACACTTTAGTTCACATTGGCAAGAAATTCTCTTTGCCGCCTCCGAATGCTGCTGAATTCGTCATTCACAAAG GTATTGAACGTATTCTGAGGGCACGTTTGGAGATGGTTGAGGCGCGAACCGTTGATTGGGCTCTTGGAGAAGCTATGGCTTTTGGATCCCTCCTGAAAGAAGGTATTCACGTTAGACTGTCAGGACAGGACGTGGAGAGAGGAACCTTCTCACACAGACATCACGTGCTTCATCACCAAACTGTGGACAAAGCTACTTACAGACCACTGTGCTACCTCTACCCCGATCAGGCTCCGTACACTGTTTGCAACAGCTCGCTGTCTGAATTCGGTGTACTTG GATTCGAATTAGGGTACTCCATGACGAACCCTAACGCGCTGGTGTGTTGGGAAGCACAGTTTGGTGACTTCAACAACACGGCACAGTGCATAATCGATCAATTCATCAGTAGCGGTCAAGCGAAATGGGTCCGTCAATCTGGTCTTGTTATGCTCCAGCCACATGGGCTTGAAGGAATG GGTCCAGAACATTCGAGTGCTCGGTTAGAACGTTTTCTCCAAATGTCCGCGGACGACCCAGATTATTTCCCACCGGAAAGTGAAGAGTTTGCAGTTCGCCAGTTACACGACATCAACTGGATCGTCGCAAACTGTAGTACACCAGCGAACTACTTCCACATTTTGAGAAGACAGATCGCGTTACCGTTCAGGAAACCATTGATCCTGATGACACCGAAGTCGTTGCTTCGTCATCCAGAGGCCAAATCCAGCTTTGACCTGATGACTGAAAACACGGAGTTCCTCAGAGTGATACCTGAAGAAGGTCCGGCAGCTCAAAATCCCAATAGTgttaaaagattaatattctGCTCTGGCAAGGTCTTTTACGATCTGAAGAAAGCACGTGCAGAGAAGAAACTAGATGACAAAGTCGCCATCGCAAGAGTTGAACAG aTCTCACCTTTCCCGTACGACCTGGTGAAGAAAGAGGCTGCTAAGTATGCCAATGCAGAACTAATCTGGTCTCAGGAGGAACACAAGAATCAGGGTGGATGGACATATGTCCAACCCAGATTCCATACAGCCTTGAACGGAACTCGTTCTGTATC CACCGGAAGTGCACCGGTCAAGAGTGACGGTAGCGGAGGGTGGTTTAGTGGTTGGTTTTCGTCAGCTAAACCAACAACAACGAGTACACCTGAACCACAGTCAGTAAAATCTGATATACCCAAACAGAGAACAGTGAG ATACGTTGGTCGCCCGACAGGAGCTTCGCCAGCGACAGGAAGCAAAATGCAGCATCTGAAGGAGTTGAAACAAATGCTGGACGATTCTTTCGATGTCTAA